One genomic region from Sphingomonas paeninsulae encodes:
- a CDS encoding transglycosylase domain-containing protein codes for MASRNNPSIPKRFGWLGRIFRIGLFAAILGLIALIVAVAIAYSSLPSYSELKSSPNGQMIRVHAIDGTVLVSIGPSYGQWLSIDQIPDTMKTAMVAVEDRRFRSHPGVDPIGIVRSIQVRLTSGTWRQGGSTITQQLARNVFLTNNKTWTRKIREIVLALAIERKFSKDQVLELYLNKVYFGGGAYGVDAASRKFFGHPANALSLGEASIIAGLVKAPSNYSPSADASAAVGRAQVVLGIMRDHGDITAKQAEDAAPESVALAPEPKQNSVRYFTDWALPQLDTMIDESSEPIEVWTTLDLNMQRQADDSIRANTPQGAQGALVALDRDGAVRAMVGGKDYVASIYNRATQAVRQPGSAFKLFVYLAALEAGHTPADMMVDEPVDIQGWKPRNSSRKFSGEINLRTAFAYSVNTIAAKLGAEVGTSAIADMARRFGISTPINTHPSMVLGTSDVRLIDMTRAFASVSGNGVAVAPYGILKVTTGAGKLLYEHQSDTSHVLVSPQVAAEMIDLLQTAVNTGTARAAQIGRPVAGKTGTTSSNKDGWFLGFSSGLTTGVWMGKDNADSIPGLQGGRAPAQAFAQFMKVAVTKRPIEQFQTQVTLPEWQLEPDEQAYFGNVDEGQFVDENGAPIDRGADSQSPDSDRQPDVQAPAELNQKWIDGVLSRNQDHRNPDDEQDQPSRPNQ; via the coding sequence ATGGCGTCGCGCAACAATCCCTCCATCCCAAAGCGCTTCGGCTGGCTGGGTCGTATTTTCCGTATCGGGCTGTTTGCCGCGATCCTCGGCCTGATCGCGCTGATCGTTGCGGTTGCGATCGCCTATTCCTCGCTGCCGTCTTATTCCGAACTGAAATCTTCACCCAACGGACAGATGATCCGGGTTCATGCGATCGACGGCACCGTATTGGTTTCGATCGGCCCGAGTTACGGCCAGTGGCTCAGTATCGACCAGATTCCCGACACGATGAAAACAGCGATGGTCGCCGTTGAGGATCGCCGATTCCGGTCTCATCCCGGCGTCGACCCCATCGGCATCGTGCGATCCATACAGGTGCGCCTGACGAGCGGCACATGGCGACAGGGTGGGTCGACCATCACTCAACAGCTCGCCCGCAACGTGTTCCTGACCAACAACAAAACATGGACTCGCAAGATTCGCGAGATCGTTCTGGCGCTCGCTATCGAGCGTAAGTTCTCCAAAGATCAGGTGCTCGAACTCTACCTCAACAAGGTCTATTTTGGTGGCGGCGCTTATGGCGTCGATGCGGCTTCACGAAAATTCTTCGGACACCCGGCCAATGCGCTGTCGCTTGGTGAGGCTTCGATTATCGCCGGTCTGGTCAAGGCACCATCCAACTATTCGCCAAGCGCGGATGCCAGCGCTGCCGTTGGGCGGGCGCAGGTCGTGCTGGGCATCATGCGCGATCATGGTGACATAACCGCAAAACAGGCAGAAGATGCCGCACCGGAATCGGTGGCACTTGCTCCCGAACCGAAGCAAAATAGCGTGCGCTACTTCACCGACTGGGCGCTGCCGCAGCTCGATACGATGATCGACGAAAGCAGTGAGCCGATCGAGGTCTGGACGACGCTGGACCTTAATATGCAGCGCCAGGCCGATGATTCCATCCGCGCCAATACACCACAGGGTGCGCAGGGTGCACTGGTCGCACTCGATCGCGATGGAGCGGTGCGCGCGATGGTCGGAGGCAAGGATTATGTGGCCTCGATCTACAATCGCGCAACGCAGGCCGTCCGCCAGCCAGGATCGGCGTTCAAGCTATTCGTCTATCTCGCAGCATTGGAAGCGGGGCATACCCCTGCGGACATGATGGTCGATGAGCCAGTCGATATTCAGGGATGGAAACCGCGAAATTCGTCACGCAAATTCTCTGGTGAGATTAACTTGAGAACCGCCTTTGCCTATTCAGTGAACACGATTGCGGCAAAGCTCGGGGCTGAGGTCGGGACTTCGGCAATTGCCGATATGGCGCGGCGTTTCGGAATTTCGACGCCGATCAACACGCATCCATCAATGGTCCTCGGTACTTCGGACGTGCGTCTGATCGACATGACCCGCGCATTCGCATCCGTGTCAGGTAATGGTGTTGCGGTCGCACCCTATGGCATCCTGAAAGTCACGACAGGCGCAGGAAAGCTTTTGTACGAACATCAAAGCGATACCAGTCATGTGCTGGTTTCGCCGCAGGTTGCCGCAGAAATGATCGACCTGCTGCAAACGGCGGTGAACACTGGGACCGCGCGCGCCGCCCAGATCGGTCGGCCCGTTGCGGGGAAGACCGGTACGACGAGTTCGAACAAGGATGGCTGGTTTCTCGGATTTTCCAGCGGTCTGACCACGGGTGTCTGGATGGGCAAGGATAATGCGGACTCAATCCCGGGGCTTCAGGGCGGTCGCGCTCCGGCTCAGGCTTTTGCACAGTTCATGAAAGTCGCCGTGACAAAGCGCCCGATCGAACAGTTCCAGACACAGGTGACTTTGCCGGAATGGCAGTTGGAACCCGATGAACAGGCTTATTTCGGGAATGTCGATGAAGGGCAATTCGTCGATGAGAACGGCGCGCCGATCGATCGTGGAGCCGATAGCCAATCGCCGGACTCTGATCGCCAGCCCGATGTTCAGGCTCCTGCCGAGCTAAATCAGAAATGGATCGATGGCGTATTGTCCCGCAATCAGGATCATCGGAATCCCGATGACGAACAGGATCAGCCGTCCCGCCCGAACCAGTGA
- a CDS encoding FAD-dependent monooxygenase, whose amino-acid sequence MRRSHPLILGGGPAGSATAITLGRNGTQPLIIERQRLIGNALCGGFLSWRTLQQLDRLGINTEELGGHAIDHVRVFAGKLMASAQLPAAAIGLSRHRLDTIMLDHALAAGATLEIATVRNVEGASVVTDCGNIESDDIFLATGKYDVRGEARPKSGGNDPTLGLRVRIAPNSGLTALIGSSIELHMFDRGYAGLLLQEDGSANLCMAVRKSRLAEAGGKPGALLTELAAANPALADRLAWWGAGPEPDAIASVPYGWRALDTRSGLFRIGDQAAVIPSLAGEGMGIAIASGIAAAKAWNMGGGAAAPQYQRSFAARTKRPVAVARFLWERGEQPWSAGFAVRTLQFAPSLANLFAQATRIGDQ is encoded by the coding sequence GTGCGTCGAAGCCATCCGCTGATTCTCGGCGGCGGCCCTGCGGGGTCGGCGACCGCGATCACGCTGGGCCGCAACGGTACCCAGCCGCTAATCATCGAACGCCAGCGCCTGATTGGCAACGCGCTATGCGGTGGGTTCCTAAGCTGGCGCACATTGCAGCAGCTTGATCGATTGGGAATCAACACGGAGGAGCTTGGAGGCCATGCAATAGATCATGTTCGCGTCTTTGCGGGAAAACTGATGGCGAGTGCTCAGTTACCTGCGGCGGCGATTGGACTCTCGCGTCACAGGCTCGACACGATCATGCTCGACCATGCATTGGCTGCGGGAGCGACATTGGAAATTGCGACCGTTCGAAACGTCGAAGGGGCGTCAGTCGTCACTGATTGCGGAAACATTGAATCGGACGATATTTTTCTGGCAACCGGCAAATACGATGTGCGTGGCGAGGCAAGGCCCAAATCCGGCGGGAACGATCCCACCCTCGGCCTTCGTGTTCGCATCGCTCCCAATTCGGGCCTCACCGCATTAATCGGCAGCAGCATCGAATTACACATGTTCGATCGAGGCTATGCTGGTTTGCTGTTGCAAGAGGACGGCAGTGCAAATCTGTGCATGGCCGTCCGGAAGTCGCGGCTTGCGGAAGCGGGGGGCAAACCCGGCGCTCTGCTTACCGAACTGGCCGCCGCGAACCCAGCGCTTGCGGATCGACTGGCATGGTGGGGCGCGGGCCCAGAACCTGATGCCATCGCATCGGTTCCATATGGCTGGCGGGCGCTCGACACCCGGTCCGGTCTCTTTCGCATTGGCGATCAGGCCGCAGTTATCCCGTCGCTTGCGGGGGAAGGCATGGGGATTGCCATCGCGAGCGGTATAGCGGCCGCAAAGGCGTGGAATATGGGCGGCGGAGCAGCGGCTCCACAATATCAACGGTCATTCGCCGCTCGCACAAAACGGCCAGTCGCTGTCGCACGGTTCCTTTGGGAACGGGGAGAGCAGCCGTGGTCAGCGGGATTTGCTGTCAGAACTCTCCAGTTTGCGCCGAGTCTCGCCAACTTGTTCGCGCAGGCAACCCGAATCGGAGACCAATGA
- a CDS encoding methyltransferase domain-containing protein, protein MLKQRAIAEEMMDAPDLAPDTYTTVLHDLAAVNTLTMARRPTLEFLGRALKSRTSFRLLDVGFGEGDMLRTISKWASAKGIAADLVGIDLNPNSVAAGRAATPPGLSIDYRAGDYAGLAGEKFDFIVSSLVAHHMSHDQLINFLRFMDRESRIGWFINDLHRHGFAWMGFPVLATLMRWHPIVRHDGQLSIARSYRPDEWPAIFREANVANARVRCVFPFRLCVEAIR, encoded by the coding sequence ATGTTGAAACAGCGCGCCATTGCCGAGGAGATGATGGACGCGCCCGACCTTGCGCCTGACACCTATACCACTGTGCTTCACGATCTCGCGGCGGTCAACACACTGACGATGGCGCGGCGACCAACTCTGGAATTTCTGGGCCGAGCCCTGAAATCGCGCACGTCGTTTCGACTGCTCGATGTGGGTTTTGGAGAGGGCGATATGCTGAGGACCATCTCCAAATGGGCGTCGGCAAAGGGTATCGCTGCCGATCTCGTGGGGATCGACCTCAACCCCAACAGCGTCGCTGCTGGCAGAGCAGCTACCCCGCCCGGTCTGTCAATTGACTATCGGGCCGGAGACTATGCGGGACTCGCTGGTGAGAAGTTCGACTTTATCGTCTCAAGCCTCGTTGCCCATCATATGTCGCACGATCAGCTCATAAATTTCCTGCGTTTCATGGACCGCGAATCTCGCATCGGATGGTTTATCAACGACCTTCACCGGCACGGATTTGCATGGATGGGTTTTCCGGTGCTGGCGACGTTGATGCGCTGGCATCCGATCGTGCGCCATGACGGGCAACTTTCGATCGCGAGAAGTTATCGTCCGGATGAATGGCCTGCGATATTTCGTGAAGCCAACGTTGCCAATGCCCGAGTCCGGTGTGTCTTTCCGTTTCGCCTGTGCGTCGAAGCCATCCGCTGA
- a CDS encoding type III polyketide synthase — MVAQPRINAIGTAVPSHDIHEAFIGWARARLDGSRESALFERMAHRAGIVHRWSVLPKASEGGSPVDDGGFYENGLMPPTSQRMAFYAEAAPALAIRAIEQLPDVGSITHLVVASCTGFVAPGIDQIIAAQIGLSPSVERTLIGFMGCYAAVTALKTARHIVRSEPDARVLVVTVELSTLHLQADLTIEPLLAMLQFGDGAAAAIVSAKDSGLLLGDPFAATIKDSSGLISWAIGDTGFVMQLSGAVPARLGEALADPDTRRALTGGVDAKTIDGWAVHAGGRSILDAVQSALDLSPNALDASRQVLEDFGNMSSSTLMFVLGKMMERRPVAGVALAFGPGLAAEGLRFGWTET, encoded by the coding sequence GTGGTCGCACAACCAAGAATCAATGCCATCGGTACGGCGGTTCCGTCACACGATATCCATGAGGCATTTATCGGCTGGGCGCGCGCACGCCTTGATGGCAGCCGCGAATCGGCGTTGTTCGAACGGATGGCGCACCGCGCAGGCATCGTGCATCGCTGGTCGGTTCTGCCGAAAGCGTCCGAGGGTGGGTCGCCGGTCGATGATGGCGGATTTTACGAGAACGGACTGATGCCACCGACATCGCAGCGGATGGCGTTTTATGCAGAAGCCGCGCCGGCACTGGCGATCCGCGCCATCGAACAACTTCCGGATGTGGGCAGCATCACGCATCTGGTGGTTGCGAGTTGTACGGGATTTGTAGCACCGGGGATCGATCAGATCATCGCAGCACAGATCGGCCTTTCCCCGTCGGTAGAGAGGACGTTGATCGGATTCATGGGATGTTATGCCGCGGTCACAGCCCTGAAGACCGCGCGCCACATCGTCCGGTCGGAACCCGATGCACGCGTGCTGGTCGTCACCGTCGAACTGTCGACGCTCCACCTGCAGGCGGATCTGACTATCGAGCCACTTTTGGCGATGCTGCAATTTGGAGACGGTGCCGCAGCGGCAATCGTTTCAGCAAAGGACAGCGGATTGCTGCTGGGTGATCCATTCGCGGCAACGATAAAGGATTCCAGCGGTTTGATTAGCTGGGCAATCGGAGACACCGGCTTTGTCATGCAATTGTCGGGAGCAGTACCCGCACGCCTTGGCGAAGCATTGGCCGACCCGGACACGCGCCGCGCTCTGACAGGGGGCGTGGATGCCAAAACGATCGATGGATGGGCCGTCCATGCTGGTGGCCGGTCGATTCTGGATGCAGTGCAGTCCGCACTCGATCTTTCGCCAAATGCGCTGGATGCATCGCGTCAGGTTCTGGAGGATTTCGGCAACATGTCGTCTTCGACGCTGATGTTCGTATTGGGCAAGATGATGGAGCGCCGTCCCGTCGCGGGCGTGGCGCTGGCTTTTGGACCGGGACTTGCTGCCGAAGGATTACGGTTTGGCTGGACTGAAACCTGA
- a CDS encoding DUF4402 domain-containing protein: MDLRALVFVVFLWPSQAVAQCRLCAPSTAAAASAPSRALTIEIETALDFSRAAQSGRGSGSIAVDEHSGARSVNGLIDLGGMALKGTVVLTGEPFRHVRISLPASIRLSASEGDGADVVDLRTDLSPDPALDASGSLKFSFGGRLIVSSHSSGDLRGRISIAADYQ, translated from the coding sequence ATGGACCTCCGCGCGCTCGTTTTCGTTGTCTTTCTTTGGCCCTCTCAGGCTGTGGCTCAATGCCGGCTTTGTGCGCCATCGACAGCGGCGGCTGCGTCCGCGCCATCACGGGCCCTTACGATCGAGATAGAAACTGCGCTCGATTTCAGCCGGGCAGCGCAAAGCGGGCGTGGTTCCGGCAGCATTGCCGTCGATGAGCATTCAGGTGCGCGATCGGTCAATGGCCTTATCGATCTGGGGGGCATGGCCCTGAAGGGAACCGTGGTGCTGACCGGCGAACCTTTTCGTCACGTTCGAATCAGCCTTCCTGCCAGCATTCGATTGAGTGCGTCCGAAGGTGATGGCGCCGATGTTGTGGATTTGCGGACCGATCTTTCACCCGACCCGGCCCTCGATGCCAGCGGATCACTGAAGTTCTCGTTTGGCGGTCGGTTGATTGTTTCAAGCCATTCATCGGGCGATCTGCGCGGCCGCATCTCTATCGCCGCCGACTATCAGTAA
- a CDS encoding DUF4402 domain-containing protein, which translates to MTIRTFKAVLAGSAMLALGLSANAAQAATATANAKAQILKAITVTKTADLDFGTIVSGAAAANVTLTSAGALTCGAGLVCAGTPVVGAFGVTGTTAQVVNVSTTNASLTGPGAAMAATLSSSVSSLTLTGIAATDAFKVGGVLTVGANQVEGVYAGSFTVTVNYQ; encoded by the coding sequence ATGACTATTCGTACGTTCAAGGCCGTTCTGGCCGGCTCCGCCATGCTTGCGCTCGGGCTAAGCGCAAACGCCGCTCAGGCAGCAACAGCAACGGCAAATGCCAAGGCTCAGATCCTTAAGGCAATCACCGTCACAAAAACCGCCGATCTTGATTTCGGCACGATCGTTTCTGGTGCAGCCGCTGCCAACGTCACACTGACGAGCGCTGGTGCTCTTACTTGCGGTGCCGGGCTGGTTTGCGCTGGTACGCCTGTTGTTGGAGCGTTCGGTGTTACCGGAACGACTGCTCAGGTCGTCAACGTCTCGACAACGAATGCCAGCCTTACCGGCCCAGGCGCTGCTATGGCTGCAACCCTGTCATCTTCGGTAAGCTCGCTGACGTTGACGGGTATTGCCGCTACCGATGCGTTCAAGGTCGGCGGCGTTTTGACGGTCGGCGCGAACCAGGTTGAGGGCGTTTACGCTGGCAGCTTTACGGTAACCGTAAACTATCAGTAA
- a CDS encoding molecular chaperone, with translation MMIPLAALASGDQPMLSFQRSATALALIIFAQPALAVGDLLVAPTRVILDGGRGTELILNNIGTETATYRISLELRRMTGNGQLDEVSPEAVTEKEKATLAMISYAPRRVVLPPNQPQAIRIGARFAADLPDGEYRAHMLFRAIPDAKAATTTTQVKDGLSISLTPIYGVTIPIIVRKGALKASAAISDVHMEKTKEGPALSFTLARSGDRSTYGRIRVTKAGQAKPLYDARGIAVYAEVSQRTVALPILDPAVAAQMTGPVKVEYLEDGEAAGGLIAETSAVLR, from the coding sequence ATGATGATCCCACTGGCTGCCTTGGCCAGCGGGGACCAACCGATGCTATCATTCCAGCGGAGCGCAACTGCGCTTGCTCTCATAATCTTTGCCCAGCCCGCATTGGCGGTTGGGGATCTGCTCGTCGCTCCGACCCGCGTCATTCTCGATGGCGGTCGTGGGACAGAGCTTATTCTGAACAATATCGGCACCGAGACTGCCACCTATCGCATCTCGCTTGAGTTGAGGCGCATGACGGGGAACGGGCAACTCGACGAAGTTTCTCCCGAAGCGGTGACCGAAAAGGAAAAAGCGACGCTGGCAATGATCAGCTATGCGCCACGCCGGGTCGTCCTGCCGCCCAACCAGCCGCAGGCCATTCGGATTGGCGCACGTTTTGCTGCCGATCTGCCCGACGGCGAATATCGTGCGCACATGCTGTTCCGGGCGATTCCCGATGCCAAGGCTGCGACCACCACGACACAGGTGAAGGACGGACTGTCGATCTCACTCACGCCGATCTATGGCGTGACGATCCCGATCATTGTCAGGAAGGGCGCGTTAAAGGCAAGCGCCGCGATTTCCGATGTGCATATGGAGAAAACGAAAGAAGGCCCAGCGCTTTCGTTCACATTGGCGCGCAGCGGCGACCGGTCCACTTACGGTCGGATCAGGGTAACAAAAGCGGGTCAGGCCAAACCGCTCTATGATGCGCGCGGCATCGCGGTCTATGCCGAAGTCAGCCAGCGAACCGTCGCGCTCCCTATTCTGGACCCCGCGGTCGCCGCTCAGATGACCGGCCCGGTAAAGGTGGAATATCTCGAAGATGGCGAAGCTGCCGGTGGCTTGATTGCCGAAACCAGCGCGGTACTGCGCTAG
- a CDS encoding MSCRAMM family protein — translation MNRFFQRTGQALAAFAALGAGAYSVPARAAFSAPVTAVAWTANPDDALLFEMRLNQYRLGDGVRGYATPTGICVDFADVIVALDIPVRLDKQSRRATGWAFDEGHTLVIDRNTDSEHITNGVGKVAPNDIQDTPEGWCVSTTALSRWLGVKLEADTKNALLFVRSDRKLPPQLAAERRARTAISRPVFDLASLPHSIAQYGGIRAPSVDVIASIGGLRDHLSGNRLDTQYEVFVSGEVGPVAYDARLSSSGKGLPDSVRLRAYRTDPTGGLLGPLHATNFAVGDVQGMSTALVAQSSIGRGASITNRPVERNDNFDKTDFRGELPRGWDAELYRNGQLLAFANDRADGRYEFLDVPLQYGQNRFEVVLYGPQGQVRREVKSVPVGIDSIPPRKTFYWAGVEQAGHDLINATDSTVLPSLGWRAGVGLERGIDARTSFATVLHSIVNEYGVRQDYAEGSLRRAIGPALVEVSGAQSLSGGTALQAQMLGELGKTHVEATTIWAGGGFTSDRILNDVTGIHEIGLDRYFGNGRTSVPIHIDARYTTRATGPDSLEVTARSSAGFGRVSMTGEVAWRQDHTYFGPDPPSDIEASILANARIGRFRLRGETHFRISPEARFQSATLVGEWSAGGALLHPNDWRAEIGYDRDLHRARAAIGYVRRFDRMAVSASGEAASDGSLAAGLSVAFSLGPDPRASGGVRLTSDKLASHGSTLVRVYRDINGNGIRDPGEPLEKNVQISAGRIPVESVTDANGEVIVDGLEPFQPVLIGVDGSSLPDPLVQPSTPGLVVTPRPGVALVIELPLVSAGDIDGTLVRAGGGTMEGMDLELITVEGRVAATTRSDFDGFFLFEGVPYGRYTVRIARLSAEAVKVSVALNTAATVDAHTPSVHLGGVAAQPGETRQAVK, via the coding sequence ATGAACCGGTTTTTCCAGCGGACAGGACAGGCGCTTGCTGCGTTTGCGGCATTGGGGGCGGGCGCTTACAGCGTTCCGGCCCGCGCTGCGTTTTCGGCGCCCGTTACCGCCGTGGCATGGACGGCCAACCCCGACGACGCGCTTCTGTTCGAAATGCGGTTGAACCAGTATCGACTCGGCGACGGTGTTCGCGGCTATGCGACTCCGACAGGAATATGTGTCGATTTCGCCGATGTCATCGTCGCGCTCGATATTCCAGTTCGCCTCGATAAACAGTCGCGCCGCGCGACGGGCTGGGCCTTTGATGAAGGCCATACACTGGTGATCGATCGAAACACCGATAGCGAACATATCACGAACGGCGTAGGCAAAGTCGCGCCGAACGATATTCAGGATACGCCAGAGGGCTGGTGTGTCTCCACGACCGCGCTCTCCCGGTGGCTGGGGGTGAAACTAGAGGCCGACACAAAAAACGCGCTCCTTTTTGTCAGGTCGGATCGCAAATTACCGCCCCAGCTTGCTGCCGAACGCCGCGCCCGAACGGCAATAAGTCGGCCAGTGTTCGACCTTGCAAGTCTCCCGCACTCGATCGCGCAATATGGCGGTATCCGCGCCCCCTCCGTCGATGTCATCGCAAGCATCGGGGGGCTGCGCGATCATCTCAGTGGAAATCGTCTCGATACCCAATATGAGGTTTTCGTTTCGGGTGAAGTTGGCCCCGTCGCTTATGACGCGCGGCTTTCGTCGTCCGGCAAAGGTTTGCCGGACAGTGTCCGCTTGCGGGCATATCGAACCGACCCGACAGGAGGGTTGCTTGGACCGCTACACGCGACAAACTTCGCAGTCGGCGATGTTCAGGGCATGTCCACCGCTCTGGTAGCTCAGTCGAGTATTGGCCGTGGTGCTTCCATTACAAATCGGCCGGTCGAACGAAACGATAATTTCGACAAGACTGATTTTCGCGGCGAGCTTCCCCGTGGCTGGGATGCGGAATTGTATCGCAACGGCCAGTTGCTCGCTTTTGCCAACGACCGCGCGGATGGACGTTACGAATTCCTCGATGTCCCCCTTCAATACGGCCAAAACCGGTTTGAGGTGGTGCTATACGGCCCACAGGGACAAGTGCGGCGCGAGGTTAAGTCAGTACCTGTTGGGATCGACAGCATCCCGCCGCGCAAGACGTTTTATTGGGCAGGGGTAGAGCAGGCCGGGCATGATCTGATCAATGCGACGGATTCCACCGTTCTCCCCAGTCTCGGCTGGCGCGCGGGCGTGGGACTTGAAAGAGGCATCGACGCCAGAACGTCTTTCGCGACTGTACTGCACAGTATCGTAAATGAATACGGCGTCCGTCAGGATTATGCCGAAGGGTCGTTACGCCGCGCAATCGGCCCGGCGCTCGTCGAAGTATCGGGCGCGCAAAGTCTTTCCGGCGGAACTGCATTGCAAGCGCAGATGCTGGGCGAGTTGGGGAAGACTCACGTTGAAGCGACAACGATCTGGGCCGGTGGCGGCTTCACCTCGGACCGCATCCTGAACGATGTTACCGGCATCCACGAAATTGGCCTCGACCGCTATTTCGGTAACGGACGCACGAGCGTGCCGATCCATATCGACGCCCGCTACACGACGCGAGCGACCGGGCCTGACAGTCTGGAGGTCACTGCCCGTTCCTCCGCCGGTTTCGGTCGCGTCTCAATGACCGGCGAAGTGGCGTGGCGACAGGATCATACGTATTTCGGACCTGATCCGCCCAGCGACATCGAAGCCAGCATTCTTGCCAACGCGCGAATCGGGCGCTTCCGGCTGCGCGGGGAAACACATTTCCGTATTTCTCCAGAAGCGCGTTTCCAGTCCGCGACGCTCGTTGGCGAATGGTCGGCCGGCGGCGCACTCCTGCATCCGAACGACTGGCGTGCGGAAATCGGATATGATCGCGACCTGCACAGAGCGCGCGCAGCGATCGGTTATGTGCGACGCTTCGACCGCATGGCTGTGTCCGCCAGTGGCGAGGCGGCGAGCGATGGCTCGCTGGCCGCCGGACTCAGCGTTGCCTTCAGCCTTGGACCCGATCCACGGGCAAGCGGGGGCGTGCGGCTTACATCGGACAAGCTGGCATCGCACGGCTCGACTCTGGTGCGCGTATATCGTGACATCAACGGCAACGGGATTCGCGATCCCGGCGAGCCGCTGGAAAAGAACGTACAGATTTCTGCGGGTCGAATCCCCGTTGAGAGCGTGACCGATGCGAATGGAGAGGTCATCGTCGATGGCCTCGAACCCTTTCAGCCGGTGTTGATCGGCGTCGACGGCTCATCGCTTCCCGATCCGCTTGTTCAGCCATCGACTCCGGGGCTGGTCGTCACGCCGCGTCCCGGCGTGGCGCTGGTTATCGAATTGCCGCTCGTCAGTGCCGGCGATATCGACGGAACTCTGGTGCGCGCTGGCGGCGGGACAATGGAAGGCATGGATCTAGAACTCATTACCGTTGAAGGGCGCGTGGCCGCCACGACGCGGAGCGATTTCGACGGATTCTTCCTGTTCGAAGGTGTCCCATATGGACGCTACACGGTGCGCATTGCACGGCTTTCGGCGGAGGCCGTCAAGGTATCGGTTGCACTGAACACCGCTGCGACAGTCGATGCCCATACCCCGTCGGTTCATCTTGGAGGCGTCGCTGCGCAACCGGGCGAGACGCGTCAGGCGGTGAAATGA